A window of the Archocentrus centrarchus isolate MPI-CPG fArcCen1 chromosome 9, fArcCen1, whole genome shotgun sequence genome harbors these coding sequences:
- the tmc1 gene encoding transmembrane channel-like protein 1 isoform X3, translating into MPRDSLIISENDIDTGLDFAGEKDEDLFLQEEHKSKRHRIKRRDDDRQKRKRGNERRKAGTRAGDGEEVLWGVAEKRERSKRKRQKNKQETSRREKNEEEEVQVTSGKAAKARKNIKNEKTRRMEKKEVEENIEKGKKKYGSAKIGEVKEDGGKQLEKAQEVKKKKHKKVETSSELETSEEDDDEEEDTEKDEVRPECLSPEELEKLKEAVDERKKLIQGLRGKPWSMKKKLVTLRESQEFVEKYEGALGKGKGRKLYAYKVMMTKKWMKFQRDFENFKTACIPWEMKIKEIESHFGSSVASYFIFLRWMYGINMILFCLTFGLVMVPEALMGRPYGSIPRKTVPRAEEASAMDFAVLWDFGGYAQYSVLFYGFYNNQRTIGWLKFRMPLSYFLVGVGTVAYSYMVVIRTMARNANESGVGDDNSFNFSWKMFTSWDYLIGNAETADNKFASITTSFKEAILEEQESHKDDNIHLTRFLRVLANFLVLCCLAGSGYLIYFVVRRSQKFALDGLENHTWWERNEVNMVMSLLGMFCPMLFDVISTLENYHPRVALQWQLGRIFALFLGNLYTFIIALMDEINLKRKEENTVKFNITMWEASLYNGTVSENSTAPPITIQPADVPRGPCWETMVGQEFVRLIISDTMTTYITLLIGDFLRAVLVRFLNYCWCWDLEAGFPSYSEFDVSGNVLGLIFNQGMIWMGSFYAPCLPALNVIRLHVSMYLQCWAVMCCNVPQERVFKASGSNNFYMAMLLVILFLSTLPAIYTIVSIPPSFDCGPFSGKNRMFDVIHETLESDFPAWFSKVFSYASNPGLVLPFILLMVLAIYYLQSTSKSYREANVELKKKLQMQNEENKKKNKQAALKAQMDLEARQTAQAAEQQRNNNASLQDQEDIHGSSQRPYQEKHGRIPPPPVGSQGHQMPATRDPGSRTNNHGNHRPSGYLPGFTQQSEPRLSRVPSLQRN; encoded by the exons ATGCCTCGGGACAGTCTGATCATCTCTGAGAATGACA TTGACACTGGACTGGATTTTGCAG GTGAAAAGGATGAGGACTTGTTTTTGCAAGAGGAACATAAGAGTAAAAGACACAGAATAAAAAGAAGAGATGAtgacagacagaaaaggaagagaGGAAATGAGAGGAGAAAAGCGGGAACAAGAGCAGGAGATGGGGAAGAAGTTTTATGGGGGGTAgctgagaaaagagaaagaagcaagagaaaaagacagaagaatAAACAAGAAACCAGTAGAAGAGAGAAGAATGAGGAGGAAGAAGTCCAAGTGACAAGTGGCAAGGCAGCAAAGGCAAGAAAgaatataaaaaatgaaaaaacacgCAGAATGGAAAAGAAGGAAGTTGAAGAAAATattgaaaagggaaaaaagaaatatggAAGTGCCAAAATAGGGGAGGTTAAAGAGGATGGAGGTAAACAACTGGAAAAAGCGCaggaagtgaaaaagaaaaagcacaagaaggttGAAACCAG TTCAGAGCTGGAGACGAGCGAAGAGGATGACGATGAAGAGGAGGACACTGAGAAGGATGAGGTGAGGCCAGAGTGTCTGTCCCCAGAGGAGCTGGAAAAGCTGAAGGAGGCGGTGGATGAGAGGAAGAAACTGATCCAAGGTCTAAGGGGAAAACCCTGGtcaatgaaaaagaaacttgTCACTTTGCG GGAGTCTCAGGAGtttgtggaaaaatatgaaGGGGCCTTGGGAAAAGGGAAAGGCAGGAAGCTCTATGCATACAAAGTCATGATGACCAAG AAATGGATGAAATTCCAACGGGACTTTGAAAACTTCAAAACTGCATGCATCCCATGGGAGATGAAAATAAAGGAGATTGAAA GTCATTTTGGCTCCTCAGTCGCCTCATACTTCATCTTCCTGAGGTGGATGTATGGCATCAACATGATCTTGTTTTGCCTGACCTTCGGCCTGGTTATGGTACCGGAG GCATTAATGGGCCGACCATATGGCAGCATCCCAAGAAAGACGGTCCCCAGAGCTGAGGAGGCCAGCGCCATGGACTTTGCTGTTCTCTGGGACTTTGGG GGTTACGCACAGTACTCAGTCCTCTTCTATGGCTTCTACAACAACCAGCGCACCATTGGTTGGCTCAAGTTTCGTATGCCTCTGTCTTACTTCCTGGTTGGTGTGGGTACAGTGGCCTACAGCTATATGGTGGTCATTAGAAC GATGGCTCGTAATGCAAATGAGTCAGGGGTCGGCGATGATAACAGCTTCAATTTCAGCTGGAAAATGTTCACAAGCTGGGACTACCTGATAGGAAATGCTGAAACAGCAGACAATAAATTTGCTTCCATCACCACCAGCTTCAAG GAAGCAATCTTGGAGGAGCAAGAGAGCCACAAGGATGACAACATCCATCTGACTCGTTTCTTGCGGGTGCTGGCCAACTTCCTGGTCTTGTGCTGCCTAGCAGGAAGTGGATACCTCATCTACTTTGTAGTGCGCCGTTCTCAGAAGTTTGCCTTAGATGGACTGGAGAATCACACGTGGTGGGAAAGGAATGAG GTGAACATGGTCATGTCATTATTGGGAATGTTCTGCCCCATGCTGTTTGACGTAATCAGCACCCTGGAGAACTACCACCCCCGTGTCGCCCTACAGTGGCAGCTCGGTCGGATCTTTGCCCTCTTCTTGGGAAATCTCTACACCTTTATCATTGCACTCATGGATGAGATCAACCTTAAA aggaaagaggaaaataCAGTGAAGTTTAATATAACCATGTGGGAGGCCAGTCTTTACAATGGCACAGTATCAGAAAACAGCACTGCCCCACCCATCACTATCCAACCTGCTGATGTGCCCAGAGGGCCCTGCTGGGAGACAATGGTAGGACAg GAGTTTGTCCGCCTGATCATATCTGACACCATGACAACCTACATCACATTGCTGATTGGTGATTTCCTGAGAGCAGTTCTTGTTCGTTTTCTCAACTACTGCTGGTGCTGGGACCTAGAGGCAGGGTTT CCATCCTACTCTGAGTTTGACGTCAGTGGGAACGTCCTGGGCTTGATCTTTAATCAAGGAATGATATG GATGGGTTCGTTCTATGCACCATGTCTGCCTGCCCTGAACGTCATCCGGCTCCATGTCTCCATGTACCTGCAGTGCTGGGCTGTTATGTGCTGTAATGTGCCACAAGAAAGGGTCTTCAAAGCTTCTGGCTCCAACAACTTCTACATGGCCATGTTGCTGGTCATCCTCTTTCTGTCCACTCTGCCTGCCATCTACACTATTGTCTCCATCCCACCTTCATTTGACTGTGGACCCTTCAG TGGCAAGAACCGTATGTTTGATGTGATCCATGAGACTCTGGAGTCTGACTTCCCTGCCTGGTTTAGTAAAGTGTTCAGCTACGCCTCTAACCCTGGGCTGGTGCTACCTTTCATACTGCTTATGGT ACTGGCCATTTATTACTTGCAATCGACATCCAAAAGCTACAGGGAAGCAAATGTCgagctgaagaaaaaactaCAAATG CAAAATGAagagaacaagaagaagaacaaacaaGCAGCACTGAAGGCTCAAATGGATCTAGAGGCCAGACAAACTGCACAAGCTGCAGAGCAACAAAGGAACAACAATGCTTCACTGCAGGATCAAGAGG ACATCCATGGCAGCAGTCAGAGGCCATATCAGGAAAAGCACGGAcgcattcctcctcctcctgttggaAGCCAAGGACACCAAATGCCAGCCACCAGAGACCCCGGATCTAGGACCAACAACCATGGCAACCACAGGCCTTCTGGATACCTGCCTGGTTTCACTCAGCAAAGTGAGCCTAGGCTGTCCAGGGTGCCGAGCCTGCAGAGAAACTGA
- the tmc1 gene encoding transmembrane channel-like protein 1 isoform X2 produces the protein MPRDSLIISENDIDTGLDFAGEKDEDLFLQEEHKSKRHRIKRRDDDRQKRKRGNERRKAGTRAGDGEEVLWGVAEKRERSKRKRQKNKQETSRREKNEEEEVQVTSGKAAKARKNIKNEKTRRMEKKEVEENIEKGKKKYGSAKIGEVKEDGGKQLEKAQEVKKKKHKKVETSSELETSEEDDDEEEDTEKDEVRPECLSPEELEKLKEAVDERKKLIQGLRGKPWSMKKKLVTLRESQEFVEKYEGALGKGKGRKLYAYKVMMTKKWMKFQRDFENFKTACIPWEMKIKEIESHFGSSVASYFIFLRWMYGINMILFCLTFGLVMVPEALMGRPYGSIPRKTVPRAEEASAMDFAVLWDFGGYAQYSVLFYGFYNNQRTIGWLKFRMPLSYFLVGVGTVAYSYMVVIRTMARNANESGVGDDNSFNFSWKMFTSWDYLIGNAETADNKFASITTSFKEAILEEQESHKDDNIHLTRFLRVLANFLVLCCLAGSGYLIYFVVRRSQKFALDGLENHTWWERNEVNMVMSLLGMFCPMLFDVISTLENYHPRVALQWQLGRIFALFLGNLYTFIIALMDEINLKRKEENTVKFNITMWEASLYNGTVSENSTAPPITIQPADVPRGPCWETMEFVRLIISDTMTTYITLLIGDFLRAVLVRFLNYCWCWDLEAGFPSYSEFDVSGNVLGLIFNQGMIWMGSFYAPCLPALNVIRLHVSMYLQCWAVMCCNVPQERVFKASGSNNFYMAMLLVILFLSTLPAIYTIVSIPPSFDCGPFSGKNRMFDVIHETLESDFPAWFSKVFSYASNPGLVLPFILLMVLAIYYLQSTSKSYREANVELKKKLQMQNEENKKKNKQAALKAQMDLEARQTAQAAEQQRNNNASLQDQEEIVDSSYFGPDIHGSSQRPYQEKHGRIPPPPVGSQGHQMPATRDPGSRTNNHGNHRPSGYLPGFTQQSEPRLSRVPSLQRN, from the exons ATGCCTCGGGACAGTCTGATCATCTCTGAGAATGACA TTGACACTGGACTGGATTTTGCAG GTGAAAAGGATGAGGACTTGTTTTTGCAAGAGGAACATAAGAGTAAAAGACACAGAATAAAAAGAAGAGATGAtgacagacagaaaaggaagagaGGAAATGAGAGGAGAAAAGCGGGAACAAGAGCAGGAGATGGGGAAGAAGTTTTATGGGGGGTAgctgagaaaagagaaagaagcaagagaaaaagacagaagaatAAACAAGAAACCAGTAGAAGAGAGAAGAATGAGGAGGAAGAAGTCCAAGTGACAAGTGGCAAGGCAGCAAAGGCAAGAAAgaatataaaaaatgaaaaaacacgCAGAATGGAAAAGAAGGAAGTTGAAGAAAATattgaaaagggaaaaaagaaatatggAAGTGCCAAAATAGGGGAGGTTAAAGAGGATGGAGGTAAACAACTGGAAAAAGCGCaggaagtgaaaaagaaaaagcacaagaaggttGAAACCAG TTCAGAGCTGGAGACGAGCGAAGAGGATGACGATGAAGAGGAGGACACTGAGAAGGATGAGGTGAGGCCAGAGTGTCTGTCCCCAGAGGAGCTGGAAAAGCTGAAGGAGGCGGTGGATGAGAGGAAGAAACTGATCCAAGGTCTAAGGGGAAAACCCTGGtcaatgaaaaagaaacttgTCACTTTGCG GGAGTCTCAGGAGtttgtggaaaaatatgaaGGGGCCTTGGGAAAAGGGAAAGGCAGGAAGCTCTATGCATACAAAGTCATGATGACCAAG AAATGGATGAAATTCCAACGGGACTTTGAAAACTTCAAAACTGCATGCATCCCATGGGAGATGAAAATAAAGGAGATTGAAA GTCATTTTGGCTCCTCAGTCGCCTCATACTTCATCTTCCTGAGGTGGATGTATGGCATCAACATGATCTTGTTTTGCCTGACCTTCGGCCTGGTTATGGTACCGGAG GCATTAATGGGCCGACCATATGGCAGCATCCCAAGAAAGACGGTCCCCAGAGCTGAGGAGGCCAGCGCCATGGACTTTGCTGTTCTCTGGGACTTTGGG GGTTACGCACAGTACTCAGTCCTCTTCTATGGCTTCTACAACAACCAGCGCACCATTGGTTGGCTCAAGTTTCGTATGCCTCTGTCTTACTTCCTGGTTGGTGTGGGTACAGTGGCCTACAGCTATATGGTGGTCATTAGAAC GATGGCTCGTAATGCAAATGAGTCAGGGGTCGGCGATGATAACAGCTTCAATTTCAGCTGGAAAATGTTCACAAGCTGGGACTACCTGATAGGAAATGCTGAAACAGCAGACAATAAATTTGCTTCCATCACCACCAGCTTCAAG GAAGCAATCTTGGAGGAGCAAGAGAGCCACAAGGATGACAACATCCATCTGACTCGTTTCTTGCGGGTGCTGGCCAACTTCCTGGTCTTGTGCTGCCTAGCAGGAAGTGGATACCTCATCTACTTTGTAGTGCGCCGTTCTCAGAAGTTTGCCTTAGATGGACTGGAGAATCACACGTGGTGGGAAAGGAATGAG GTGAACATGGTCATGTCATTATTGGGAATGTTCTGCCCCATGCTGTTTGACGTAATCAGCACCCTGGAGAACTACCACCCCCGTGTCGCCCTACAGTGGCAGCTCGGTCGGATCTTTGCCCTCTTCTTGGGAAATCTCTACACCTTTATCATTGCACTCATGGATGAGATCAACCTTAAA aggaaagaggaaaataCAGTGAAGTTTAATATAACCATGTGGGAGGCCAGTCTTTACAATGGCACAGTATCAGAAAACAGCACTGCCCCACCCATCACTATCCAACCTGCTGATGTGCCCAGAGGGCCCTGCTGGGAGACAATG GAGTTTGTCCGCCTGATCATATCTGACACCATGACAACCTACATCACATTGCTGATTGGTGATTTCCTGAGAGCAGTTCTTGTTCGTTTTCTCAACTACTGCTGGTGCTGGGACCTAGAGGCAGGGTTT CCATCCTACTCTGAGTTTGACGTCAGTGGGAACGTCCTGGGCTTGATCTTTAATCAAGGAATGATATG GATGGGTTCGTTCTATGCACCATGTCTGCCTGCCCTGAACGTCATCCGGCTCCATGTCTCCATGTACCTGCAGTGCTGGGCTGTTATGTGCTGTAATGTGCCACAAGAAAGGGTCTTCAAAGCTTCTGGCTCCAACAACTTCTACATGGCCATGTTGCTGGTCATCCTCTTTCTGTCCACTCTGCCTGCCATCTACACTATTGTCTCCATCCCACCTTCATTTGACTGTGGACCCTTCAG TGGCAAGAACCGTATGTTTGATGTGATCCATGAGACTCTGGAGTCTGACTTCCCTGCCTGGTTTAGTAAAGTGTTCAGCTACGCCTCTAACCCTGGGCTGGTGCTACCTTTCATACTGCTTATGGT ACTGGCCATTTATTACTTGCAATCGACATCCAAAAGCTACAGGGAAGCAAATGTCgagctgaagaaaaaactaCAAATG CAAAATGAagagaacaagaagaagaacaaacaaGCAGCACTGAAGGCTCAAATGGATCTAGAGGCCAGACAAACTGCACAAGCTGCAGAGCAACAAAGGAACAACAATGCTTCACTGCAGGATCAAGAGG AAATCGTAGATTCCTCTTATTTTGGTCCAGACATCCATGGCAGCAGTCAGAGGCCATATCAGGAAAAGCACGGAcgcattcctcctcctcctgttggaAGCCAAGGACACCAAATGCCAGCCACCAGAGACCCCGGATCTAGGACCAACAACCATGGCAACCACAGGCCTTCTGGATACCTGCCTGGTTTCACTCAGCAAAGTGAGCCTAGGCTGTCCAGGGTGCCGAGCCTGCAGAGAAACTGA
- the tmc1 gene encoding transmembrane channel-like protein 1 isoform X1, translating into MPRDSLIISENDIDTGLDFAGEKDEDLFLQEEHKSKRHRIKRRDDDRQKRKRGNERRKAGTRAGDGEEVLWGVAEKRERSKRKRQKNKQETSRREKNEEEEVQVTSGKAAKARKNIKNEKTRRMEKKEVEENIEKGKKKYGSAKIGEVKEDGGKQLEKAQEVKKKKHKKVETSSELETSEEDDDEEEDTEKDEVRPECLSPEELEKLKEAVDERKKLIQGLRGKPWSMKKKLVTLRESQEFVEKYEGALGKGKGRKLYAYKVMMTKKWMKFQRDFENFKTACIPWEMKIKEIESHFGSSVASYFIFLRWMYGINMILFCLTFGLVMVPEALMGRPYGSIPRKTVPRAEEASAMDFAVLWDFGGYAQYSVLFYGFYNNQRTIGWLKFRMPLSYFLVGVGTVAYSYMVVIRTMARNANESGVGDDNSFNFSWKMFTSWDYLIGNAETADNKFASITTSFKEAILEEQESHKDDNIHLTRFLRVLANFLVLCCLAGSGYLIYFVVRRSQKFALDGLENHTWWERNEVNMVMSLLGMFCPMLFDVISTLENYHPRVALQWQLGRIFALFLGNLYTFIIALMDEINLKRKEENTVKFNITMWEASLYNGTVSENSTAPPITIQPADVPRGPCWETMVGQEFVRLIISDTMTTYITLLIGDFLRAVLVRFLNYCWCWDLEAGFPSYSEFDVSGNVLGLIFNQGMIWMGSFYAPCLPALNVIRLHVSMYLQCWAVMCCNVPQERVFKASGSNNFYMAMLLVILFLSTLPAIYTIVSIPPSFDCGPFSGKNRMFDVIHETLESDFPAWFSKVFSYASNPGLVLPFILLMVLAIYYLQSTSKSYREANVELKKKLQMQNEENKKKNKQAALKAQMDLEARQTAQAAEQQRNNNASLQDQEEIVDSSYFGPDIHGSSQRPYQEKHGRIPPPPVGSQGHQMPATRDPGSRTNNHGNHRPSGYLPGFTQQSEPRLSRVPSLQRN; encoded by the exons ATGCCTCGGGACAGTCTGATCATCTCTGAGAATGACA TTGACACTGGACTGGATTTTGCAG GTGAAAAGGATGAGGACTTGTTTTTGCAAGAGGAACATAAGAGTAAAAGACACAGAATAAAAAGAAGAGATGAtgacagacagaaaaggaagagaGGAAATGAGAGGAGAAAAGCGGGAACAAGAGCAGGAGATGGGGAAGAAGTTTTATGGGGGGTAgctgagaaaagagaaagaagcaagagaaaaagacagaagaatAAACAAGAAACCAGTAGAAGAGAGAAGAATGAGGAGGAAGAAGTCCAAGTGACAAGTGGCAAGGCAGCAAAGGCAAGAAAgaatataaaaaatgaaaaaacacgCAGAATGGAAAAGAAGGAAGTTGAAGAAAATattgaaaagggaaaaaagaaatatggAAGTGCCAAAATAGGGGAGGTTAAAGAGGATGGAGGTAAACAACTGGAAAAAGCGCaggaagtgaaaaagaaaaagcacaagaaggttGAAACCAG TTCAGAGCTGGAGACGAGCGAAGAGGATGACGATGAAGAGGAGGACACTGAGAAGGATGAGGTGAGGCCAGAGTGTCTGTCCCCAGAGGAGCTGGAAAAGCTGAAGGAGGCGGTGGATGAGAGGAAGAAACTGATCCAAGGTCTAAGGGGAAAACCCTGGtcaatgaaaaagaaacttgTCACTTTGCG GGAGTCTCAGGAGtttgtggaaaaatatgaaGGGGCCTTGGGAAAAGGGAAAGGCAGGAAGCTCTATGCATACAAAGTCATGATGACCAAG AAATGGATGAAATTCCAACGGGACTTTGAAAACTTCAAAACTGCATGCATCCCATGGGAGATGAAAATAAAGGAGATTGAAA GTCATTTTGGCTCCTCAGTCGCCTCATACTTCATCTTCCTGAGGTGGATGTATGGCATCAACATGATCTTGTTTTGCCTGACCTTCGGCCTGGTTATGGTACCGGAG GCATTAATGGGCCGACCATATGGCAGCATCCCAAGAAAGACGGTCCCCAGAGCTGAGGAGGCCAGCGCCATGGACTTTGCTGTTCTCTGGGACTTTGGG GGTTACGCACAGTACTCAGTCCTCTTCTATGGCTTCTACAACAACCAGCGCACCATTGGTTGGCTCAAGTTTCGTATGCCTCTGTCTTACTTCCTGGTTGGTGTGGGTACAGTGGCCTACAGCTATATGGTGGTCATTAGAAC GATGGCTCGTAATGCAAATGAGTCAGGGGTCGGCGATGATAACAGCTTCAATTTCAGCTGGAAAATGTTCACAAGCTGGGACTACCTGATAGGAAATGCTGAAACAGCAGACAATAAATTTGCTTCCATCACCACCAGCTTCAAG GAAGCAATCTTGGAGGAGCAAGAGAGCCACAAGGATGACAACATCCATCTGACTCGTTTCTTGCGGGTGCTGGCCAACTTCCTGGTCTTGTGCTGCCTAGCAGGAAGTGGATACCTCATCTACTTTGTAGTGCGCCGTTCTCAGAAGTTTGCCTTAGATGGACTGGAGAATCACACGTGGTGGGAAAGGAATGAG GTGAACATGGTCATGTCATTATTGGGAATGTTCTGCCCCATGCTGTTTGACGTAATCAGCACCCTGGAGAACTACCACCCCCGTGTCGCCCTACAGTGGCAGCTCGGTCGGATCTTTGCCCTCTTCTTGGGAAATCTCTACACCTTTATCATTGCACTCATGGATGAGATCAACCTTAAA aggaaagaggaaaataCAGTGAAGTTTAATATAACCATGTGGGAGGCCAGTCTTTACAATGGCACAGTATCAGAAAACAGCACTGCCCCACCCATCACTATCCAACCTGCTGATGTGCCCAGAGGGCCCTGCTGGGAGACAATGGTAGGACAg GAGTTTGTCCGCCTGATCATATCTGACACCATGACAACCTACATCACATTGCTGATTGGTGATTTCCTGAGAGCAGTTCTTGTTCGTTTTCTCAACTACTGCTGGTGCTGGGACCTAGAGGCAGGGTTT CCATCCTACTCTGAGTTTGACGTCAGTGGGAACGTCCTGGGCTTGATCTTTAATCAAGGAATGATATG GATGGGTTCGTTCTATGCACCATGTCTGCCTGCCCTGAACGTCATCCGGCTCCATGTCTCCATGTACCTGCAGTGCTGGGCTGTTATGTGCTGTAATGTGCCACAAGAAAGGGTCTTCAAAGCTTCTGGCTCCAACAACTTCTACATGGCCATGTTGCTGGTCATCCTCTTTCTGTCCACTCTGCCTGCCATCTACACTATTGTCTCCATCCCACCTTCATTTGACTGTGGACCCTTCAG TGGCAAGAACCGTATGTTTGATGTGATCCATGAGACTCTGGAGTCTGACTTCCCTGCCTGGTTTAGTAAAGTGTTCAGCTACGCCTCTAACCCTGGGCTGGTGCTACCTTTCATACTGCTTATGGT ACTGGCCATTTATTACTTGCAATCGACATCCAAAAGCTACAGGGAAGCAAATGTCgagctgaagaaaaaactaCAAATG CAAAATGAagagaacaagaagaagaacaaacaaGCAGCACTGAAGGCTCAAATGGATCTAGAGGCCAGACAAACTGCACAAGCTGCAGAGCAACAAAGGAACAACAATGCTTCACTGCAGGATCAAGAGG AAATCGTAGATTCCTCTTATTTTGGTCCAGACATCCATGGCAGCAGTCAGAGGCCATATCAGGAAAAGCACGGAcgcattcctcctcctcctgttggaAGCCAAGGACACCAAATGCCAGCCACCAGAGACCCCGGATCTAGGACCAACAACCATGGCAACCACAGGCCTTCTGGATACCTGCCTGGTTTCACTCAGCAAAGTGAGCCTAGGCTGTCCAGGGTGCCGAGCCTGCAGAGAAACTGA